Genomic window (Zingiber officinale cultivar Zhangliang chromosome 2B, Zo_v1.1, whole genome shotgun sequence):
aatttatttatatgatatttataatcaaaattatataaaatatggaatacaaactaatatttctAATATACAACGAGCTAccagtagtaatttaaaacttccAAAACTgtaatttttattaaaagaatagaCGAAACGTCCATGGGGATCTTCAAATTTCACatgaattttagaattattttatgacttcttttaattttaaatgaagCAGATAGTGAAAATTTTGATATTCTAAAGTTGTGGTTACAGAAGGCTCAAAGTTTTCCTGTCTTCTACGTgattgcaaaagaaattttagattgTCCAATGTCTACTATTACTGTAGAGCAGACGTTTAGTGCTAGCAGCAATATATTATATGAACAACGATCAACTTTACCTCCTGACTCATTGGAAGCTTAAGCATTACTCGACGATTGAATCAGAACTAAGAAAAGAattcaaggaatgcaactttcagatcaCAAAGTCGAAGATTTTAATATCGAATAAATGAATACAACGAGAATGAGAAATAAAACTGAGTAACAACATCATTTCCTAATCAAAAgggtaaaaatataaaaaaaaaattacgtgGCCTTTGATTTCTTTATCCCCAAGAGTATACATAGACCACTTAAATAAAGATAAACCTTTTTTAatacatttaaaatttatttatttttaatataataatcttaaaTCATGATAAATTACGATGAATCATAAACTGAACTATAAATTATAATCATCTTATGGGGTTAAAATTAAAGGTCAAcctgttaatttaattaattttttaaaattattttctctaTATTTCATTTATTAATTCCATTCCTTGTCTTATCTCAGTCGCTTTATCACCAGCCAACCAACACTGCAACCGATCAATAAGAAATGCTATCTTCCACTTGTCCGTTTCTTAGTGGCGAACGGCGGATAACGATTTGGAAAGAGCCTATGAATTGCAAAAGTAACGACGGCGGCGAGGAAAGAGCTAGCCCGGTACAGGACACAGATCGAGTCGACCGGAAGAAGCTCTATGGCGGCGATGGCCCTTGCAGCGTCATCTCCAGCAAATGCTCTCAGCTGGCCTCGCCCTCCTTCCGCCGCTCAACGGGCcaccctcttcctcctcccgcCGCCGCCTCGCCGTTGCTTCTCGTCGCAACCCCTCCATCTTCCCTCCTCCCATTCACAAGGTCCGATCCACACGCCCCATTCTTCGCCCACGACTTAAACTACTCCGGTCGTTAATTATCATTCCATTTCATGTTTGAGGTCATACTTCTTGATCCACACGCCTCATTTCGCAGAAGCTCGCCCTCTATCGTCGCTGCGGGTAAGAGCATCCTCTTCCGAAGACTCATCCAGCGTCGTAGGGGACGATCTTCTTGCCGATTTGAAGGAAAAAGTGAGTCCTCCTCCATATTCTAATTACTAAGCCATTCGTTGTCGGGCCGCGCAACTCATGTCGAAGGCGATAACAGTGGGATGCCCTGGAGAACAAATCCACCGTGCTCTTATACGGAGGAGGCGCGCTCGTTGCGCTCTGGCTATCTTCCATCCTTGTCGGTGCCGTCAACTCTGTTCCCCTGGTACTTAAAAAACACTTTTTGGCATATTATTAAGTTGTTTGCGACAGCATTTCAGTTGCCGTATTATTATTCACGATGATGCACGCCGGTGCTACTGCTGTGCTAACCTCCCCTTCTTAATTTGTTCTGCAGCTTCCAAAGATCATGGAGTTAGTAGGGCTTGGCTATACTGGTTGGTTTGTATATCGTTACCTACTTTTCAAGGTAAAATCTTTAAAATGCAGCGAGAATTATTGATTTGAGTTGCCGATTGCTAATTTGTAAATCGTTGTCTAAAGTTTTAATGAGAGTTTCTTATATCTAGCTAGCTAATCAGCTAGCACACATACAAGATACAAGTGTGTAGTAAATTCGCAACTAGCTGTATTCTTCTTTTCCTGTCTCCTCATGGGCTGCATTTATTATTCACAGGAAAgcagaaaagaactagcaaatgACATTGATGTTTTGAAGAAGAAGGTTGCTGGAACAGAGTAATTTATAGGTCAGGAGGCAACAGAGTAGTTCGATTGAAGTGTACGAGATCGACTACAATTGTGCGCTCATTAATATTTATGATTTTGAATTTTCTGCGTAATGCTAGCagtgaatataaatttaattcaaatataaAAGTTGCGTGCGTCCGATTTCTGTGTCAAGCTTTAGAAGAGTAAATTCGACGTTATTTCCAAGCACAGACGCACCATTCAAATTTGCCCAGGAGAACAAGTTAATGTCGTCTTTCCTATCAGTAAATTAATTCGGGCAGTTAACGCCTGATCCTTTCAGGTCAGCTATTCCGAACGGAACGGAACGGAACGGCACGGCACTGCACACTAATCGACGACACTAGATCTTGTGCAGCAAGCAAAGGCAAAGCCCTCCTCTCAGTCAACTGTGTGAGTTGCCGATCTCAGCCTAGTAAATCCACATGTGTTTGCACCACCATCTGTAATTCTCACCTCCCACACATTCCAAACTAGAGGTTGCACCAGTCTGTCAAAATCAAGGCGGCCAACATATCAGACCATGTGTGGTAGTCTGGACTATCCCTCTACCCCAATGCAAACTCTCTAGAATGGGTGATGCATTCAAAATCCATCTGCTCCCTGAACGCACGCTGATGTGGATGAATCTACATAAAGTTAACATGTCTAGAGGGCGCGAGCACCAGAGATGTCCGATAAAGTTCCTCCAGTGCTTAAACTaaactaaagaaaaaaaaaactaaagaaaatgAGGATTAGATCCTCGTACCATTGTTGATGTTATCTCTTTTATATGGTTGGTCCTTTGGGTCGTACAAATGGTCGTTCCTCACTGTACGTGTGCCGGCAAAGGTGAGCCTAGTGATGGCATAGATTATGCTATGTTGTGGCATCTCCTGTTTACATGTCCTAAGCGTACGCTACCGTGGCTTCTTCTTGTTATTAAATATGAATCCTTTTTATCATATTTAATAACAGataatattttatgtttattatatttattttatattcatacaaatttgattaagtatAATAATATTCTATAGTGGTAGATTATGttctatattatataaattatttgaattgattgtgAGAGATTATAAATATATAGAAAATCATTCTCAATtattcatagtcaagtattaatagaTAAGAGTAATATTAATACATCGAGGCTGACATGTACATTAACTGATGACTTAATATCATAAGTCATtaatataagatatcaagttaacatatgagtatatattagagaatatgtaatGAATTGACCGACCATAAAAATGTTTTATAgattgttatatgagtatcataaatatttttatagtgactattagtataaataaTCTGATCCTAtccgagagtcgaggcgatgGACGATGTGGATGTGGTGCTCCTGTTGACCGCCCGTGGACCTCCGATAAGACTAGCCTACAAGCACCAAAGCGTTAGTGCCGAGCAAGAGAGTGGTTCCCCAGCGGTGACCCTTCGACGCTTAAGTCAGATCTCCTGCGAAAGCAACAAGCAAGCAAATAAATGAAAAATGGCAGCGTAACTATAGCTACAGTAGAATGAGTCTCTCTCCGTCGAAGCTTGGGGTCCTATATATAGGGCTCCCGGGGGTGCGCGTGCACACTCCTCGAGGCATGCACACATCTCAAAGCTCTCCCTGAtaggacgtgtcagaaaagtgtaccTGACATCATACCTCaacagcccgagcatatcctgacaagacagtggaagcttccgtcgtacgattctctgcctgATCATGCCGTCGACCATGTTGTCTGTCTGCGACACGGGTCTCGAGGAGGATACCAGTTGATCTTGCCTCTGTTTGTTAGTGGGTCGAGCGAGTGGGCCGAGCGGGTGGGCCGCTCAGCTAATTCCGCTGTCTGGGCCGAGCAGGGAGGCCACTCGGCTACTTCCACTGTCTAGGTTTGCTGGGTCGAGTCTGCGCTTCGTTGGCATGTGATCTGATCTCCGGCTGACCTGGATGTCCGCCTGGCACATGCCCAGTCGCTCGACACATGACTTGCCGGTCGGCACCCGCTTTGATGATAATCTTTGAGCGTTGGAAGCTCGGTGTCAGACCGAGCAGTAATAATGTCGGACCAGTCATTCCTTGGTCCGACCGGCTTATGGGGTCGCTCGGTCGGACGCTAGCCTGGGGGCATTGACCgtgccttgactttgactttcCATGTGACGTTGCTGCGGGGCAAGGCCcaaccttatcaccggatcataaTCCTTTGACCCGAAGTTACTACGATTCCTTACATAAGAAGTTGGTTACTTTAGTATCAACAAATATCACCTATAATAAGGTCGATTATAAAATCGTTTATTGAGTATGCAatgagttatgcggagggatgcaaGTGATGTAGATGAAATTTGTCCCTTCCATATAATAGAAGTAATTTTTGTGAATCCTTTGATTAAATAGTAGTACTAAAATGCatagtcatgctcaaataagtcagtacgagatattgagcttatttggttAAGTTtatttagagatcaagaaacatatagATTAATGAGAGAATAATGTGATCTATGCCTCgtaaatcaatctagatatcatagACAAAAGGACTAAGTTATACAATAAATAGTCATAGACAGATTAGGTCGAATCTACaatattctcgtcacttggataaCCATGATGCATTGCTAATTGTCACTCATTGTTTGTATCTTTAAAATGTGATTTTAGAGTCAATTCCAACAtaacgagaacctattgggtcacacacaaagagtaCATCAATTTgtaatttgttttattttagtatGACTAAAATAAAGTGGATCTAAGTTTTAAGTCTGAAATTTATTTTAGATCTTAAACTTATTAGATTAATGGGTTAATCTAATTAGATCTTATTGGATTAATGGATTAATATAAACTTGTTAAATTAATGGTTAATTTAATATTCATTTGAGTTTATTTCAAATAGGCCCAAATAATATGAAGCCCATGTTTTATTAGTGGGTTGTAATTTGGAGACCGTGGGTTGTAATTTGGAGCCCGTCTTATTAGATTAGACTTCGAGTTAAGTAGGCTATAACATGTCTTATCTCATAAGATCATGTGAGAACACAACTTATCTGATAAGATTGTGTAAGATGATGTCTTATTTGATAAGATTGTGTAAGACGACGTCTTATCTGATAAGATTTTGTTAATCCTAAGAGTTAGGATTTGATCTCAACTTATATATATGCATGATAGCTAGTACTATGTATGAGTGAGAGAGATATTACGGTGATTCCAATTATGCTCGTGAGATGGACGATGGTTGTGCTTGTGTGGATACTATTAGAGGCACGAACGTACTGATCATACTTAGATCGACCAAACTCTCCAAATATGCAAAGGTTTTGCGCATCTAGAGGTGACATTCTACACCAACGATTTATAGAATTCATATGAATATCTGGTGGGTTACTTTTCCATTGTGCGTTTTGCTTGTTTAATTTTTACATAGAACCCAAGACTCATAACAAGGTGTGCTCAATTATAGGTTATCTGTCCGCACTCTATGAGGGAAGAGGCTATTCTTATCAAAATCATGCTAGGGATAGCTGGGGGCTAGTAACCTTAATGAGGATGGAGAGGTCTTAGAGCATCCATAATGCATCATCGTTATAACACCCACCACTTCATCAAAAAGTATGGGGGTCGCTaccacatactcattataacagCATCATTCTTTCACCCATATTCCTCttaacattaacactcattatttatgggtCTCACAATCCactcaattatcttaaaattatactatattaaataaatatattttagaatatttaaataattatcattatttttaataataatcttacttgaaaaataataattttactattcttcaaaaataatattaatttttttaaatatatttattaa
Coding sequences:
- the LOC122046903 gene encoding protein CURVATURE THYLAKOID 1A, chloroplastic-like, translated to MAAMALAASSPANALSWPRPPSAAQRATLFLLPPPPRRCFSSQPLHLPSSHSQEARPLSSLRVRASSSEDSSSVVGDDLLADLKEKWDALENKSTVLLYGGGALVALWLSSILVGAVNSVPLLPKIMELVGLGYTGWFVYRYLLFKESRKELANDIDVLKKKVAGTE